In Arthrobacter sp. B3I9, the following are encoded in one genomic region:
- the ftsY gene encoding signal recognition particle-docking protein FtsY — translation MNDILPIILPILAALVVLGALIPVLLKTRKNITNYPGTRDENDPVVPGQRAGSTAVEDWPAPTRERGAPQGTDLEGLETVEVPDTVAGLETVPVETPLPVAGRLVRLRERLVRSNNVFGKGLLVLLSGDKIDENVWDEVEETLLLADLGTEPTMQLVDALRERVKVLGTRSPEHVKALLREELIKLVDPTMDRSLRVERQGNKPAVVLVVGVNGVGKTTTVGKLARVLVAEDKDVLLGAADTFRAAAAEQLATWGQRVGVPTVKSDVHGADPASVAYEAVKAGIDQEVDVVMIDTAGRLQNKVGLMDELGKVKRVIEKLAEVDEVLLVLDATTGQNGLNQARVFAEVVNITGIVLTKLDGTAKGGIVVAIQKSLGVPVKLIGLGEGADDLAPFEAESFVDALLN, via the coding sequence GTGAACGACATCCTCCCAATTATCCTGCCCATTCTCGCTGCCCTGGTGGTCCTCGGTGCGCTGATTCCGGTGCTCCTGAAGACCCGGAAGAACATCACGAACTACCCGGGCACCCGTGATGAGAACGACCCCGTGGTCCCCGGCCAGCGGGCCGGATCAACAGCCGTCGAGGACTGGCCGGCGCCGACGCGGGAGCGGGGGGCGCCCCAGGGCACCGACCTCGAGGGACTCGAAACGGTCGAGGTGCCCGATACCGTCGCCGGACTCGAAACAGTTCCGGTGGAGACCCCGCTGCCGGTGGCCGGCCGCCTGGTGCGGCTGCGGGAACGGCTTGTGAGGTCCAACAACGTCTTCGGCAAGGGCCTGCTGGTGCTGCTCTCCGGGGACAAGATCGACGAGAACGTCTGGGACGAGGTGGAGGAGACCCTCCTGCTGGCGGACCTCGGCACCGAGCCGACCATGCAGCTCGTGGACGCGCTCCGCGAACGGGTCAAGGTCCTCGGCACGCGGTCCCCCGAGCACGTCAAGGCACTGCTCCGCGAGGAACTTATCAAGCTCGTGGACCCCACGATGGACCGCAGCCTGCGCGTCGAGCGGCAGGGCAACAAGCCTGCCGTCGTCCTCGTGGTCGGCGTCAACGGCGTCGGCAAGACCACCACCGTCGGCAAGCTTGCCCGCGTCCTCGTCGCCGAGGACAAGGACGTGCTGCTGGGCGCCGCGGACACCTTCCGCGCCGCCGCCGCAGAACAGCTGGCCACCTGGGGGCAGCGCGTGGGAGTACCCACCGTCAAGTCCGACGTGCACGGGGCGGACCCGGCGTCGGTCGCCTATGAGGCGGTCAAAGCCGGCATCGACCAGGAAGTCGACGTCGTGATGATCGACACGGCAGGACGGCTGCAGAACAAGGTCGGCCTGATGGACGAGCTCGGCAAGGTCAAGCGGGTTATCGAGAAGCTCGCCGAGGTGGACGAGGTCCTGCTGGTCCTGGACGCCACGACGGGCCAGAACGGCCTGAACCAGGCGCGGGTCTTCGCGGAGGTCGTCAACATCACCGGCATCGTCCTGACCAAGCTGGACGGCACCGCCAAGGGCGGGATCGTCGTCGCCATCCAGAAGTCCCTCGGCGTCCCGGTCAAGCTCATCGGCCTCGGCGAAGGCGCCGATGACCTCGCACCCTTCGAGGCGGAAAGCTTCGTCGACGCCCTGCTCAACTGA